From a single Lolium rigidum isolate FL_2022 chromosome 7, APGP_CSIRO_Lrig_0.1, whole genome shotgun sequence genomic region:
- the LOC124675243 gene encoding zinc transporter 3-like: protein MLAIKHTLQALPWLLLFAQQAAASGGCDCTTATDGVDKQGATKLKLVAIASILTAGAAGVLVPVLGRSMAALRSDGDIFFAVKAFAAGVILATGMVHILPAAFDSFTSPCLHKGGGSRNSFPFAGLVAMTAAMATMVIDSLAAGYYRRSHVSKAQPVDSIDIPERAGDEEGRTDHVHVHTQGHSHGEVVTISSPEEASIADTIRHRVVSQVLELGILVHSVIIGVSLGASVRPSTIRPLVGALSFHQFFEGIGLGGCIVQANFKVRATIIMATFFSLTAPVGIVLGIAISSSYNVHSSTAFIIEGVFNSASAGILIYMSLVDLLATDFNNPKLQTNTKLQLMTYLALFLGAGIMSMLAIWA, encoded by the exons ATGTTGGCTATCAAGCATACCTTGCAAGCGCTTCCATGGCTCCTCTTGTTTGCGCAGCAGGCTGCAGCCAGCGGCGGCTGCGACTGCACTACAGCCACAGACGGGGTGGACAAGCAGGGCGCGACGAAGCTGAAGCTGGTCGCCATCGCGTCCATCCTGACTGCGGGGGCGGCTGGCGTGCTGGTGCCTGTGCTTGGCCGCTCCATGGCCGCGCTGCGCTCTGACGGCGACATCTTCTTCGCTGTCAAGGCGTTTGCGGCTGGCGTCATCCTTGCCACCGGCATGGTGCACATTCTGCCAGCGGCGTTCGACAGCTTCACGTCCCCATGCCTCCACAAAGGTGGCGGCAGTAGGAACAGCTTCCCTTTCGCGGGTCTTGTGGCGATGACTGCAGCAATGGCCACAATGGTCATAGACTCGCTGGCTGCTGGGTACTACCGGCGCTCTCACGTCAGTAAGGCACAGCCTGTTGACAGCATCGACATACCTGAGCGTGCTGGAGACGAGGAAGGGAGGACCGATCATGTGCATGTGCATACGCAGGGCCATTCACATGGTGAGGTGGTGACCATCAGCTCACCAGAGGAGGCTTCAATAGCTGACACAATCCGGCACAGGGTGGTGTCTCAG GTTCTAGAGCTGGGAATCTTGGTGCATTCGGTGATCATTGGGGTGTCCTTAGGAGCATCTGTGAGGCCATCCACCATCAGGCCTCTGGTCGGTGCCCTTAGCTTCCATCAGTTCTTTGAAGGCATAGGCTTGGGTGGTTGCATTGTACAG GCTAATTTCAAGGTAAGGGCAACCATCATCATGGCAACGTTTTTCTCCCTGACTGCACCTGTGGGCATTGTGCTAGGGATTGCAATTTCATCTAGCTATAATGTGCATAGCTCTACTGCCTTCATTATCGAGGGAGTCTTCAACTCAGCATCGGCAGGGATTTTGATCTACATGTCCCTAGTTGACCTTCTAGCAACAGATTTCAATAACCCAAAGCTACAGACAAACACAAAGCTTCAGCTGATGACATATCTTGCACTTTTCCTAGGTGCAGGGATCATGTCCATGCTAGCCATATGGGCATAG
- the LOC124675244 gene encoding uncharacterized protein LOC124675244, which yields MSTVITKFAVTSMLMWMVPVAIVYGFNHQIFPGVGQLSPSAQTLASGFLAVISVNLVIGFYIYMAMKETPHQEPQPDPTFLANAKASINQPTSSQVSDDSHGKGKVE from the exons atgtcgacagtgatCACAAAGTTCGCGGTTACGTCTATGCTGATGTGGATGGTCCCAGTTGCAATCGTCTATGGATTTAACCACCAGATCTTTCCAG GTGTCGGCCAGCTTTCGCCCTCGGCGCAGACCTTGGCCAGTGGATTCCTCGCTGTCATCTCGGTCAACCTGGTGATCGGCTTTTACATATACATGGCCATGAAGGAGACTCCCCATCAAGAGCCGCAGCCTGACCCTACCTTTCTGGCGAACGCCAAAGCGAGCATCAACCAGCCTACATCTTCGCAAGTGAGTGACGATTCCCATGGGAAGGGAAAGGTGGAGTAG
- the LOC124675241 gene encoding pentatricopeptide repeat-containing protein At1g79490, mitochondrial gives MLLRAGLPHLRRRAAALPRSLAPRRLSSDPPPGAEWTDTVDYLDETGEVLSSAPGARPAVPGAEPTILSGTSAHPLPRPAAAARLAALALRLRSGPSLTAALSALPSPPDPALLLLAASSLPASDPVPLLSLVAWARTQPWFAPSDALSSLVAARLPPSTHSSDILSLFDDALAHPDPAAFPRTLNAVVSALATHGLLEPAFYCFKRLRDAGFRGLATPACNALLSLLLTRGLAFKAFEVLDEMSVCGCALDKGTYELAVPALARAGRIDASRKLFDEMRQRDGVGPASPAVYSTMVDVLAKSGRLDAAMGMYREMVAVGHRVSTAVSTAMVEGLVKAGKLDAGMELWEEMRRGGLRPSFGLYTMVVEANARSGRLDVAAKLFGDMEKSGFFPTPATYACLVEMHASAGQVDIAMRMYHSMANAGTRPGLSTFTALLTMLANKRLLDLAAKVLLEMKASGFPIEVTASDLLMIYIKDGSTELALKWLRFMGSAGIRTNNFIIRQLFESCMKMGLYDSARPLLETYVGAAAKVDMILYTSILAHLVRCQDEDSERAIMNILSVSRHKAHDFMCGLFTGPEQRKKPVLSFVREFFQGIDYENEENAARYFVNVLLNYLVLMGQMNRARCVWKVAYENKLFPKAIVFDQHIAWSLDIRNLSVGAALIATVHTLHRFRKRMLYYGVVPRRIKLVTGPTLKMVVAQVLASLESPFEVSKVVLRAPGDSVLEWFKKPIVQQFLLNEIPSKSDVLMHKLNVMFPSSAPEVRSLSLPRPLGMPR, from the coding sequence ATGCTCCTCCGCGCCGGCCTCCCCCACCTCCGCCGCCGGGCGGCGGCGCTGCCCCGCTCGCTCGCGCCACGCCGCCTCTCATCCGACCCGCCGCCGGGCGCCGAGTGGACGGACACGGTCGACTACCTGGACGAGACGGGGGAGGTCCTCTCGTCCGCGCCGGGTGCGCGCCCCGCAGTACCAGGCGCCGAGCCCACCATCCTCTCCGGCACCTCCGCGCACCCACTCCCTCGCCCCGCCGCGGCGGCCCGCCTCGCCGCGCTCGCGCTGCGCCTCCGCTCGGGGCCGTCCCTCACCGCCGCGCTCTCCGCGCTCCCGTCCCCGCCGGACCCGGCgctgctcctcctcgccgccagcTCGCTCCCGGCCTCCGACCCCGTCCCGCTCCTCTCCCTCGTCGCCTGGGCGCGCACCCAGCCCTGGTTCGCGCCCTCCgacgccctctcctccctcgtcGCCGCgcgcctcccgccgtccacccactCCTCCgacatcctctccctcttcgacGACGCGCTCGCGCACCCGGACCCCGCCGCATTCCCCAGGACCCTCAACGCCGTCGTCTCCGCGCTCGCCACCCACGGCCTCCTCGAGCCCGCCTTCTACTGCTTCAAGCGCCTCCGCGACGCCGGCTTCCGCGGCCTCGCCACGCCCGCCTGCAACGCCCTCCTCTCGCTGCTGCTCACCAGGGGGCTCGCCTTCAAGGCCTtcgaggtgctcgatgaaatgtcggTATGTGGCTGCGCGCTCGACAAGGGCACTTACGAGCTTGCCGTGCCTGCGCTGGCACGCGCCGGCAGGATCGACGCCTCACGGAAGCTGTTTGATGAAATGAGGCAGAGGGATGGGGTCGGGCCTGCGTCACCGGCAGTGTACAGCACGATGGTGGACGTGCTGGCCAAGTCCGGGAGGCTCGACGCAGCGATGGGAATGTACCGGGAGATGGTGGCGGTGGGGCACAGGGTGAGCACGGCAGTGAGTACGGCCATGGTGGAGGGGCTCGTGAAGGCTGGGAAGCTCGATGCCGGGATGGAGCTTTGGGAGGAGATGAGGCGAGGAGGGCTCCGGCCAAGCTTTGGGTTGTACACCATGGTGGTCGAGGCGAATGCACGGTCAGGGAGGCTGGACGTCGCTGCCAAGTTGTTTGGAGACATGGAGAAGTCCGGCTTCTTCCCTACTCCTGCCACATATGCTTGTCTGGTCGAAATGCATGCTTCAGCAGGGCAGGTGGATATTGCAATGCGGATGTACCACTCGATGGCAAATGCAGGGACAAGGCCGGGGCTGAGCACATTTACAGCGTTGCTGACGATGCTGGCGAACAAGAGGCTACTGGATTTGGCTGCAAAAGTGTTGCTTGAGATGAAGGCGTCAGGGTTCCCAATCGAGGTGACTGCGAGTGACCTGCTGATGATTTACATCAAGGATGGGTCAACGGAGCTCGCACTCAAGTGGCTGCGGTTCATGGGCTCTGCTGGGATACGGACCAATAATTTCATCATCAGGCAGCTCTTCGAGTCTTGCATGAAGATGGGGCTGTATGACTCGGCACGTCCTCTGCTCGAGACGTATGTTGGTGCGGCGGCGAAGGTGGACATGATACTCTACACCTCCATCCTCGCGCACTTGGTGCGGTGCCAGGATGAGGACAGCGAACGCGCAATCATGAACATCCTGAGCGTGAGCAGGCACAAGGCGCATGACTTCATGTGCGGGTTGTTCACTGGGCCTGAGCAGCGCAAGAAGCCCGTGCTCTCCTTTGTCCGTGAATTCTTTCAGGGCATCGACTATGAAAATGAGGAGAATGCGGCGAGGTACTTTGTGAACGTGCTCCTCAACTATCTGGTGCTCATGGGGCAGATGAACCGTGCACGATGCGTCTGGAAGGTCGCCTACGAGAATAAGCTGTTCCCCAAGGCCATCGTTTTTGACCAGCACATCGCCTGGTCCCTGGACATCCGGAACCTTTCTGTGGGAGCAGCGCTCATCGCGACAGTGCACACGCTCCACCGATTCAGGAAGCGGATGCTCTACTACGGAGTCGTGCCGCGTCGCATCAAGCTGGTGACAGGGCCGACGCTCAAGATGGTGGTGGCCCAGGTGCTAGCATCACTGGAGTCGCCATTCGAGGTAAGTAAGGTTGTCCTGCGGGCACCTGGGGACTCAGTGCTCGAGTGGTTTAAGAAGCCAATTGTGCAGCAGTTCCTGCTCAACGAGATACCGTCCAAGTCAGACGTCCTGATGCACAAGCTCAACGTTATGTTCCCTAGCTCAGCACCAGAGGTCCGGTCTCTGTCCCTCCCTAGGCCCCTTGGCATGCCACGGTGA